One genomic window of Salvelinus alpinus chromosome 9, SLU_Salpinus.1, whole genome shotgun sequence includes the following:
- the LOC139530990 gene encoding octapeptide-repeat protein T2-like, with the protein MGEEKSGKGRGEEWEKRMGEEKSGKGRGEEWEKRMGEEKSGKGRGEEWEKRMGEEKSGKRERERRGVVKENGRGEEWEKRKGEEKSGKREWARRRVGKEKGRGEEWEKRMGEEKSGKRERERRRVGKENGRGESGKRERERRRVVQENGRGEEWEKRKGEEKSGKREWARRRVGKRMGEEKSGKREWARRRVGKENGRGEWENERK; encoded by the coding sequence ATGGGCGAGGAGAAGagtgggaaagggagaggagaagagtgggaaAAGAGAATGGGCGAGGAGAAGagtgggaaagggagaggagaagagtgggaaAAGAGAATGGGCGAGGAGAAGagtgggaaagggagaggagaagagtgggaaAAGAGAATGGGCGAGGAGAAGAGTgggaaaagagaaagggagaggagaggagtggtaaaAGAGAATGGGCGAGGAGAAGAGTgggaaaagagaaagggagaggagaagagtgggaaAAGAGAATGGGCGAGGAGAAGAGTgggaaaagagaaagggagaggagaagagtgggaaAAGAGAATGGGCGAGGAGAAGAGTgggaaaagagaaagggagaggagaagagtgggaaAAGAGAATGGGCGAGGAGAGAGTgggaaaagagaaagggagaggagaagagtggtacAAGAGAATGGGCGAGGAGAAGAGTgggaaaagagaaagggagaggagaagagtgggaaAAGAGAATGGGCGAGGAGAAGAGTGGGAAAAAGAATGGGCGAGGAGAAGAGTGGGAAAAGAGAATGGGCGAGGAGAAGGGTGGGAAAAGAGAATGGGCGAGGAGAGTGGGAAAATGAGAGAAAGTGA